The Sulfolobales archaeon genome includes a region encoding these proteins:
- a CDS encoding nucleotidyltransferase domain-containing protein encodes MAEEPWRRDVEKLLNELMRRGFRVEAAMLFGSWARSGGGDWSDLDILVLTDDVRGIPILERFRLAAEFRIYRIDLFLYTFDELKNMVLRGNPLALSALIEGIPIIASQRVEELIQEAKKKYVRKGGTWIRQGLL; translated from the coding sequence ATGGCTGAAGAGCCTTGGCGTAGAGATGTAGAGAAGCTTCTCAACGAGCTGATGAGGAGAGGATTTAGAGTAGAGGCTGCCATGCTCTTTGGCTCGTGGGCTAGGAGTGGTGGTGGGGATTGGAGTGATCTAGATATTCTAGTGCTAACAGATGATGTGAGGGGTATCCCTATACTAGAGAGGTTCAGACTTGCAGCGGAATTTCGGATCTATAGAATCGATCTCTTCCTATATACCTTTGACGAGCTAAAAAACATGGTCCTCAGAGGAAACCCTCTAGCACTCTCCGCCCTGATAGAGGGGATACCCATAATAGCTAGTCAGAGGGTGGAAGAGCTTATACAAGAAGCTAAGAAGAAATATGTTAGAAAGGGGGGAACCTGGATTAGACAAGGCTTGCTTTAG
- a CDS encoding HEPN domain-containing protein, with translation MERFEEARRWFAQALRDLKAARDSLEDGNYEWSCFQSQQAAEKAVKALLYAYGRSSRGHSVVELLAIAREVGSLNEDLFIYARELDRHYIPSRYPNAFESGYPGMYYDEATARRALEAAEKIMRWVEKWLKSLGVEM, from the coding sequence GTGGAGAGGTTTGAGGAGGCTAGAAGGTGGTTTGCGCAGGCGTTGAGGGATTTAAAGGCTGCTAGAGACAGCCTAGAGGATGGCAACTACGAGTGGAGCTGCTTCCAATCACAGCAAGCTGCTGAGAAAGCTGTTAAAGCCCTTCTCTACGCATATGGCAGGAGCTCTCGTGGGCATTCGGTTGTAGAGCTCTTAGCAATAGCTAGAGAGGTTGGGAGTTTAAATGAAGATCTTTTTATATATGCGAGAGAACTAGATAGGCATTATATACCTTCGAGATATCCAAATGCTTTTGAAAGCGGCTATCCAGGCATGTACTATGATGAGGCAACAGCTAGGAGGGCTCTGGAGGCTGCTGAGAAGATCATGAGGTGGGTGGAGAAATGGCTGAAGAGCCTTGGCGTAGAGATGTAG
- a CDS encoding ribbon-helix-helix protein, CopG family yields the protein MVRVKTSIYIDKDLWERLREYASRRNMGVSRFLEDLIREGIVEEALDNELLELAGHSDYEVDFEPVEPKEGLVSGLIRVMRDERTDRISR from the coding sequence GTGGTTAGGGTTAAGACTAGCATCTATATTGATAAAGATCTGTGGGAAAGGCTTAGGGAGTATGCTTCGAGAAGGAATATGGGGGTTAGCAGGTTCCTAGAGGATCTGATTAGAGAGGGTATTGTTGAGGAGGCGCTGGATAATGAGCTACTAGAGCTTGCTGGACATAGTGACTACGAGGTGGATTTCGAGCCTGTGGAGCCGAAGGAGGGGCTTGTAAGTGGATTGATCAGGGTTATGAGGGATGAGAGAACCGATCGCATATCTAGATAG
- a CDS encoding type II toxin-antitoxin system VapC family toxin: protein MREPIAYLDSSAIVKRYIREPGSDRVKELYLKAYSGETILSYSLWNIGEVLGALDRAVSIGRLDSKAYSTARRRFLLETRRLARLGLAIIVPLRISVLRESWRLLEKHHIYEADALQIASAKYIGATYFLTSDKKLSEIASTEKLNSIYLG, encoded by the coding sequence ATGAGAGAACCGATCGCATATCTAGATAGCAGTGCTATAGTGAAGAGATATATTAGAGAGCCTGGAAGTGATAGAGTAAAGGAGCTCTATCTAAAAGCATATTCAGGTGAGACGATCCTCTCCTATAGCTTATGGAATATAGGGGAGGTGCTAGGGGCTCTAGATAGGGCTGTGAGTATCGGTAGACTAGATTCTAAAGCATATAGTACTGCTAGAAGGAGATTCCTGCTGGAGACGAGGAGATTAGCTAGGCTAGGACTCGCAATAATAGTACCTCTGAGAATCAGCGTTCTGAGGGAAAGCTGGAGGCTACTGGAGAAACACCATATCTACGAAGCCGATGCTCTGCAAATAGCATCTGCTAAATACATAGGTGCCACCTATTTCCTAACAAGTGATAAAAAGCTGAGCGAGATAGCATCTACTGAGAAGCTAAACAGCATCTACCTAGGCTAA
- a CDS encoding nucleotidyltransferase domain-containing protein, giving the protein MCDSLSHLIERYRGVGARLVILFGSRARGDYTEYSDYDVLVVGDNIPRDPREAYAMLIDPSNPNVQPVGMNTEVFLKKLREGNTFILEALEDGRILYADEALLNNVMQEFKRIRSKYQRIGRTWVKIE; this is encoded by the coding sequence TTGTGCGATAGCCTATCACATCTCATCGAGAGATATAGAGGTGTTGGTGCGAGGCTCGTAATACTATTCGGGTCAAGGGCTCGGGGAGACTATACAGAGTATAGCGATTACGATGTACTAGTTGTAGGCGATAATATACCGAGAGATCCGAGGGAGGCATATGCAATGCTCATAGACCCTAGCAACCCCAATGTACAGCCAGTGGGGATGAATACAGAGGTTTTCCTCAAAAAGCTTAGAGAGGGAAATACATTTATACTCGAAGCGCTAGAGGACGGGAGAATCCTATATGCTGATGAAGCCCTTCTAAACAATGTTATGCAGGAGTTTAAGAGGATCCGCTCGAAATACCAGAGAATAGGTAGAACATGGGTGAAGATCGAATAG
- a CDS encoding HEPN domain-containing protein, giving the protein MVSRYRDWLRQAERNFASAIVNKREGLYEESCYESHQAAEKALKALLNFYNKERRGHSLLYLIRELGMDIPGDVRECVLFLDKQYIPTRYPNAYDEGAPLDYYTVGDAEECIRCAERVLNWVKSLVR; this is encoded by the coding sequence ATGGTTTCCCGCTATAGGGATTGGCTTAGACAGGCTGAGAGGAACTTCGCCTCGGCTATTGTGAATAAGAGGGAGGGTTTATATGAGGAGTCATGCTACGAGTCCCACCAGGCGGCTGAGAAAGCTCTTAAGGCTTTGCTGAACTTCTATAATAAAGAGCGTAGGGGGCACTCCCTCCTCTACCTGATCCGCGAGCTCGGGATGGATATTCCCGGTGATGTTAGGGAGTGTGTTTTATTCCTCGATAAGCAATATATCCCAACAAGATATCCAAATGCATATGATGAGGGCGCCCCCCTAGACTATTATACCGTGGGGGATGCGGAGGAGTGTATAAGATGTGCTGAGAGAGTACTAAACTGGGTGAAGAGCCTTGTGCGATAG
- a CDS encoding ATP-binding protein: MRRIKLRFADDIEVDFVDREQALKRVEEWAEKGMVNVQVVYGPEGCGKTAWLKQSIELLKELDFDIIYINPIERELHTEIRVKDVETRLLEILRGATEDTWGRVAWAVIDVAREMIKAGRKKLAVVVDDVFQAIGLDKAAIYVKGLLGLIEYPPRSYERIVTVVATSEGISKREIGRHRWADILPMWNMPREGFKKLYDQIPGDKPGFEEIWRITGGNPKMLANLYKAGWDVGEIIEKIIRMRGVEEFIASLEDVEKALLSDAIEDPDVLMSREGISLLRRLVELNLLVDSLYSRKSTLWVDDPPPDKDPEIGIGKHVAWQTPLHREAIRKALEIRS; encoded by the coding sequence ATGAGAAGGATAAAGCTGAGATTTGCAGACGATATAGAGGTTGATTTCGTAGATAGGGAGCAGGCTTTGAAGAGGGTTGAGGAGTGGGCTGAGAAGGGTATGGTGAATGTCCAAGTAGTATATGGCCCGGAGGGATGTGGGAAAACAGCATGGCTTAAACAAAGTATAGAGCTATTAAAAGAACTAGATTTTGACATAATCTATATAAATCCTATTGAAAGAGAACTCCACACAGAGATCAGGGTTAAAGATGTTGAGACCAGATTACTCGAGATACTCAGGGGCGCTACCGAGGATACCTGGGGTAGGGTTGCATGGGCCGTTATAGATGTTGCCAGAGAGATGATCAAAGCTGGGAGGAAGAAGCTAGCGGTTGTGGTAGATGATGTTTTCCAAGCAATAGGGTTGGATAAGGCTGCGATATATGTTAAGGGTTTGTTAGGTTTAATTGAGTATCCTCCTAGAAGCTATGAGAGGATCGTCACAGTCGTTGCAACTAGCGAGGGTATTTCTAAGAGGGAGATTGGTAGGCATAGATGGGCTGATATTCTCCCTATGTGGAACATGCCTAGGGAGGGTTTTAAAAAGCTATATGATCAAATACCTGGTGATAAACCCGGCTTCGAAGAGATCTGGAGAATCACAGGTGGGAATCCAAAGATGCTGGCAAATCTCTATAAGGCGGGATGGGATGTTGGAGAGATAATAGAGAAGATCATTAGGATGAGGGGGGTAGAAGAGTTTATAGCATCACTAGAAGATGTTGAGAAGGCTTTGCTATCAGACGCGATCGAGGATCCCGATGTTCTAATGAGCAGAGAGGGTATTAGTCTTCTGAGGAGGCTTGTTGAGCTCAACCTTCTAGTGGATTCTCTATACAGCAGAAAATCCACATTATGGGTTGATGATCCACCCCCTGATAAAGATCCCGAGATAGGGATAGGGAAGCACGTTGCATGGCAGACACCGCTACATAGAGAAGCTATTAGAAAGGCTCTAGAGATCCGCAGCTGA
- a CDS encoding ATP-binding protein, producing the protein MKRVRLRFVDNIEVDFVDRELGLKRVEEWAERGTRFVQVVYGPEGCGKTAWLKQSAELLRELGFDVIYVDPLRRDFIAYTDLKEIIKDLAEAASDIIGRAEVRLATLAIDLVKYALKRGRKRIAVLVDDAFQAIGLDKAAIYVKGLLGLIEYPPADYERIVTVVTTSEGVSRREIGRHRWAEMRPMWNMGREGLLKLYDSILGEKPPFEDLWRLSGGNPAMLARLYKYRWSYIKLVSDLVIDKRLTASFLERWRSWLERAVEDPDALWSSNTPEELVKELVERNLIMYFLPERDPWFWIDQPPPQRDPELGIGRYIAWQTPLHREAVRTALQAFSLS; encoded by the coding sequence ATGAAAAGGGTGAGGCTGAGATTTGTAGACAACATAGAGGTTGATTTTGTGGATAGAGAGCTAGGTTTGAAGAGGGTTGAGGAGTGGGCTGAGAGAGGAACTAGATTCGTCCAAGTAGTATATGGCCCGGAGGGATGTGGGAAGACGGCTTGGCTTAAGCAGAGTGCTGAGTTATTAAGGGAGCTTGGTTTTGATGTTATATATGTTGATCCTCTTCGTAGGGATTTTATAGCTTATACCGATTTGAAGGAGATTATCAAGGATCTTGCTGAGGCGGCATCGGATATCATTGGTAGGGCTGAGGTTAGGCTTGCAACACTAGCAATAGACCTTGTTAAATACGCCTTGAAAAGGGGTAGGAAGAGGATAGCTGTTTTGGTAGATGATGCATTCCAAGCCATTGGATTAGACAAAGCAGCCATCTATGTAAAGGGGTTACTGGGATTAATAGAATATCCACCAGCCGACTACGAGAGAATAGTAACGGTTGTAACAACAAGCGAAGGCGTCTCTAGAAGGGAGATCGGTAGGCATAGATGGGCCGAGATGAGGCCTATGTGGAATATGGGTAGGGAGGGGCTTCTAAAGCTATATGACTCGATTCTTGGTGAGAAACCTCCTTTTGAAGATCTCTGGAGGTTAAGTGGTGGAAATCCAGCTATGCTTGCAAGGCTGTATAAATATAGGTGGAGCTATATAAAGCTAGTTAGTGATCTCGTTATAGATAAGAGGCTCACAGCAAGCTTTTTAGAGCGGTGGAGAAGCTGGCTGGAGAGAGCGGTTGAAGATCCAGATGCTCTATGGAGCTCTAACACACCTGAAGAGCTTGTGAAAGAGCTAGTAGAAAGAAACCTGATAATGTATTTCCTACCTGAAAGGGATCCATGGTTCTGGATAGATCAGCCACCCCCACAACGAGATCCAGAGCTAGGCATAGGAAGATATATAGCATGGCAAACCCCACTACATAGAGAAGCTGTTAGAACCGCTCTACAAGCGTTTTCCCTCTCATGA